In Fimbriiglobus ruber, a single genomic region encodes these proteins:
- a CDS encoding IS3 family transposase: MTTKRKTHTAAFKAQVALAAIKGDRTINQVASQYDVHPTLIHAWKKHLLAGAEAVFASGVKPPGPPDDKTDELYAQIGRLKVELDWVKKNLPPSVEARRALIEDDHPALSIRRQCALVGLNRSTRYYDPVPESAANLRLMRLIDEQYTRCPFYGSRRIAAWLAGQGHEVNRKRVQRLLRIMGLEAICPRPKWSTGPAHKVYPYLLRGVSIDRINQVWSADITYVPLPSGFMYLAATIDWFSRSVIAWRLSNTLDGSFCQDMLDEALGRGTPEVFNTDQGVQFTAGGWIDRVEAAGVKVSMDGRGRCLDNVFVERLWRTVKYEDVYLWGYESVSELTRGLRSYFAFYNGQRLHQSLDYQTPAAVYEGKSEG, translated from the coding sequence ATGACGACGAAGCGAAAAACCCACACGGCGGCGTTCAAGGCCCAGGTCGCACTGGCAGCGATCAAGGGGGATCGAACGATCAACCAGGTGGCCTCCCAGTACGACGTCCACCCGACCCTGATCCATGCCTGGAAGAAGCACTTGTTGGCCGGGGCCGAGGCGGTGTTCGCGTCCGGAGTCAAGCCGCCCGGACCGCCGGACGACAAGACGGACGAGTTATACGCGCAGATCGGGCGACTCAAGGTCGAACTCGACTGGGTGAAAAAAAATCTGCCGCCCTCAGTTGAGGCCCGGCGGGCTCTGATCGAGGACGATCACCCCGCGTTGAGTATCCGCCGGCAGTGCGCACTGGTCGGCCTGAACCGGTCGACCCGGTACTACGACCCGGTCCCGGAGTCGGCCGCGAATCTGCGGCTGATGCGGTTGATCGACGAGCAGTACACCCGGTGCCCGTTCTATGGCAGCCGGCGGATCGCCGCGTGGCTGGCCGGTCAGGGCCACGAGGTGAACCGCAAGCGGGTCCAGCGACTGCTCCGGATCATGGGGTTGGAGGCCATCTGCCCGCGGCCGAAATGGTCCACCGGGCCGGCCCACAAGGTGTACCCATACCTGCTCCGGGGCGTCTCGATCGACCGGATCAACCAAGTGTGGTCGGCCGACATTACGTATGTCCCGCTGCCGTCCGGGTTCATGTACCTGGCCGCGACGATCGACTGGTTCAGCCGGTCTGTGATCGCCTGGCGGTTGTCGAACACGCTCGACGGGTCGTTCTGTCAGGACATGCTGGACGAGGCGTTGGGCCGGGGGACGCCGGAGGTGTTCAACACCGATCAGGGCGTCCAATTCACGGCCGGGGGATGGATCGACCGGGTGGAGGCAGCGGGCGTGAAGGTGAGCATGGATGGCCGCGGTCGGTGTCTGGACAATGTGTTTGTCGAACGACTGTGGCGTACTGTCAAATATGAAGACGTATATCTGTGGGGGTACGAGTCGGTCTCGGAACTGACGCGTGGGTTGCGATCGTACTTCGCGTTCTACAACGGGCAGCGGTTGCATCAGTCCTTGGACTACCAGACGCCAGCGGCCGTGTATGAGGGGAAGTCGGAGGGCTGA
- a CDS encoding recombinase family protein has protein sequence MTATPRDLSPSPKVRPWHLDRGAIVYVRQSTPQQVADHQESTARQYALTDRASALGWTRERVTVIDDDLGKSGQSIEGRPGFQRLLAEVALDRIGLILGLEMSRRARSCKDGHQLLELCARFRVLLADADGVFDPTDHSDRLLLGLHGMMNEAELHVLKQRMHQGKLNKARRGELIVSVPVGYLKHPSGQVTLDPDEQAQGVVRLIFDEFDRQGTVHGILRHLIAHGIRLPVRSTAGGSGGPLQWRPPGRETIRQILRHPIYAGAYRYGHRPTDPRRQTAGHPKSGRNSGLAADECLVFLRDRFPAYISWERFEANQLRLAANRSRAGSPGAIRNGTALLAGVVRCGRCGKRMYVRYTRTGRPSYVCSTLRSDYGLPLCQSTPAADIETWVAEQVLSALQPAALDASLTAAAAVEEQRRQLVRHWEQRIERARYEADRAGRQYHACEPENRLVARTLEQRWDELLREVARLEAEFDRVRRTQPRVLGEADRDRVRQLAEHVPAVWRASTTTPADRRQIVRLLIDTVVVTVDPTGDRAAIRVEWSGGAVQQQTVHRPVQGYRQQRDWPQLSARLIALHEQNRTPAEIATILQEAGFRPRNGRPGLRPEWCGG, from the coding sequence ATGACCGCCACCCCGCGTGATCTCTCGCCTTCCCCCAAGGTCCGACCGTGGCACCTCGACCGCGGGGCGATCGTCTACGTCCGGCAATCCACCCCGCAACAGGTCGCCGACCACCAGGAATCGACGGCCCGACAGTATGCCCTCACCGATCGTGCGAGCGCGCTCGGTTGGACCCGTGAGCGGGTGACCGTCATCGACGACGACCTGGGCAAGAGCGGCCAGTCGATCGAGGGGCGGCCGGGGTTCCAGCGCTTGTTGGCCGAGGTCGCCCTCGATCGCATCGGCCTGATCCTCGGGCTCGAGATGAGTCGACGGGCCCGGTCGTGCAAGGACGGGCACCAACTGCTGGAGTTGTGCGCCCGGTTCCGCGTTCTGCTGGCCGACGCCGACGGCGTGTTCGATCCGACCGACCATTCGGATCGCCTCCTGCTCGGGTTGCACGGGATGATGAATGAGGCCGAACTGCACGTCCTCAAACAGCGGATGCACCAGGGGAAGTTGAATAAAGCCCGCCGGGGTGAGTTGATCGTGTCCGTCCCGGTCGGTTACCTCAAGCACCCGTCCGGGCAGGTCACCCTCGATCCCGACGAGCAGGCCCAGGGCGTCGTCCGGTTGATCTTTGACGAGTTCGACCGGCAGGGCACCGTCCACGGAATCCTTCGCCACCTGATCGCCCACGGGATCCGACTCCCGGTGCGCTCGACCGCCGGCGGGAGCGGCGGACCGTTGCAATGGCGGCCACCGGGCCGGGAGACGATCCGCCAGATCCTCCGCCACCCGATCTACGCGGGGGCGTACCGGTACGGGCACCGGCCGACCGACCCGCGGAGGCAGACGGCGGGACATCCCAAGAGTGGTCGGAACTCCGGCCTGGCGGCGGATGAGTGCCTCGTGTTCCTCAGGGATCGATTCCCGGCGTACATCAGTTGGGAGCGGTTCGAGGCGAACCAACTGCGGCTCGCGGCGAACCGATCGCGGGCGGGGTCGCCCGGGGCGATTCGGAACGGGACCGCCCTCCTGGCCGGGGTGGTACGGTGCGGGCGGTGCGGCAAGCGAATGTACGTCCGGTATACCCGGACGGGGCGACCGTCGTACGTGTGCAGCACCCTGCGGTCCGACTACGGGCTGCCCCTGTGCCAATCGACTCCGGCCGCGGACATCGAGACGTGGGTGGCCGAGCAGGTGCTGTCGGCGTTGCAACCGGCCGCCCTGGATGCGAGTCTGACGGCCGCGGCCGCCGTCGAGGAGCAACGCCGGCAACTGGTCCGGCACTGGGAGCAACGGATCGAGCGGGCGCGGTACGAGGCGGATCGGGCGGGACGCCAGTACCACGCCTGTGAGCCGGAGAACCGGCTGGTGGCCCGCACCCTGGAGCAGCGGTGGGACGAGTTACTCCGGGAGGTCGCGCGGCTGGAAGCGGAGTTCGATCGCGTCCGCCGAACCCAACCGCGCGTCCTGGGGGAGGCCGACCGGGACCGCGTCCGGCAGTTGGCCGAACATGTGCCGGCGGTGTGGCGGGCGTCGACCACGACACCGGCGGACCGGCGGCAGATCGTTCGACTCCTGATCGACACGGTCGTGGTGACGGTCGACCCGACCGGCGACCGGGCCGCGATTCGCGTCGAGTGGTCCGGTGGGGCCGTCCAGCAGCAGACGGTCCACCGCCCGGTGCAAGGATACCGGCAACAGCGGGATTGGCCGCAGTTGTCCGCCCGGTTGATCGCGCTCCACGAACAGAATCGGACGCCGGCCGAGATCGCCACCATTCTCCAGGAGGCCGGGTTCCGACCCCGAAACGGGCGACCGGGTTTACGGCCGGAATGGTGCGGCGGTTAG
- a CDS encoding ISAs1 family transposase, which produces MDTTPPAPFVEAFRTLEDPRRPGRTLAHNLHEILTIALCAAIGGANDWVAVETFGRAKIGWFRRFLPLVHGIPSHDTFGRVFAHLKPAAFQACFGQWIADVCGKLGRAHIAIDGKRLAGSEDAGAGVTALHLVSAWATDARLSLGQVAVDDKSNEITAIPKLLELIEISGALVSIDAMGCQKEIATTIRAEGGDYLLAVKDNQPHLRADLGLCLITPWSRSSRRVRGTGLPRRRRLGVGRNCGNVGC; this is translated from the coding sequence ATGGACACGACTCCTCCCGCGCCCTTCGTTGAGGCCTTCCGCACCTTGGAGGACCCGCGCCGCCCGGGGCGGACGTTGGCTCACAACTTGCACGAGATTCTGACCATCGCCCTGTGCGCGGCCATCGGCGGGGCCAACGATTGGGTCGCCGTCGAAACGTTCGGCCGGGCCAAGATCGGGTGGTTCCGGCGGTTCCTCCCACTGGTCCACGGGATCCCGTCCCACGACACTTTCGGGCGGGTGTTTGCCCATCTCAAACCGGCCGCGTTTCAGGCGTGCTTCGGTCAATGGATCGCCGACGTGTGCGGGAAACTCGGACGCGCGCACATCGCGATCGATGGCAAGCGGTTGGCCGGATCGGAGGACGCCGGGGCCGGGGTCACGGCACTCCACTTGGTCAGCGCGTGGGCCACCGATGCCCGCCTGAGTCTCGGCCAAGTGGCCGTCGACGACAAGTCGAACGAGATCACCGCGATCCCGAAGTTGTTGGAATTGATTGAGATCTCGGGGGCGTTGGTGAGTATCGACGCCATGGGCTGCCAGAAGGAGATCGCCACCACGATCCGTGCCGAGGGGGGCGATTACCTGCTCGCGGTAAAGGACAATCAACCCCATCTGCGCGCGGATCTCGGGCTCTGTTTGATCACGCCTTGGAGCAGGAGTTCGCGTCGGGTACGTGGGACGGGTTTGCCCAGGAGAAGACGACTCGGGGTCGGGAGGAACTGCGGCAATGTTGGGTGCTGA
- a CDS encoding ISAs1 family transposase, producing the protein MTMPLATVFTDVPDPRIQTKNTKHQLTDILVIATCAVLAGAQTWDAIALYGRTKEAFFRRFLPLPNGIPSHDTFYNVFRALDPDAFATRFGAWMAAACRATGLIPIAIDGKSVRGTKKATATGCLHTVSAWATANRVTLGQVSVPDGSNEIAVMPELLRVLELKGALVTIDAAGCQVENARIIRDREGDYLLTVKGNQPTLLAAVEDVFASACATDFAGVKYDQHATSEKGHGRHDERYVTVIYDPKGIPDVWQGVKAVVQVNRERTVDGKTTHTTHYYLSSYASAAAMMAGVIRGHWGIENPQPDDWRSNNLCEVGGTGYDRTRGPSGAGRVVRPAPRPRRHPMSDNDPVLGPPRR; encoded by the coding sequence ATGACGATGCCCCTGGCGACGGTGTTCACCGACGTTCCGGACCCGCGAATTCAAACGAAGAACACCAAGCACCAGTTGACCGACATCCTGGTGATCGCCACGTGTGCGGTCTTGGCCGGCGCCCAGACATGGGATGCCATCGCCTTGTACGGGCGGACCAAGGAGGCGTTCTTCCGCCGGTTCCTCCCCCTCCCGAACGGAATCCCGAGTCACGACACGTTTTATAACGTGTTCCGGGCTCTCGATCCGGATGCCTTCGCGACCCGGTTCGGGGCCTGGATGGCGGCCGCGTGTCGGGCCACGGGGTTGATCCCGATCGCGATCGACGGGAAGTCCGTCCGCGGGACGAAAAAGGCGACGGCGACCGGGTGTCTGCACACGGTGAGCGCGTGGGCGACGGCCAACCGGGTGACCCTCGGCCAGGTGTCCGTGCCCGACGGGTCGAACGAGATCGCCGTCATGCCCGAACTGCTCCGGGTGCTGGAATTGAAGGGTGCCCTGGTGACGATCGACGCGGCCGGGTGCCAGGTCGAGAATGCCCGCATCATTCGTGACCGCGAGGGTGACTATCTGCTGACGGTGAAGGGCAACCAACCGACTCTCCTGGCGGCCGTCGAGGACGTGTTCGCGTCGGCCTGCGCGACCGACTTCGCGGGCGTCAAGTACGACCAGCACGCCACGAGTGAGAAGGGGCACGGGCGGCACGACGAGCGGTATGTGACGGTGATTTATGACCCGAAAGGAATCCCCGACGTGTGGCAGGGTGTGAAGGCCGTAGTCCAGGTGAATCGGGAGCGGACGGTCGACGGGAAAACGACTCACACGACCCATTACTACTTAAGCAGTTACGCCAGTGCGGCGGCGATGATGGCCGGTGTGATCCGCGGGCATTGGGGGATCGAGAACCCCCAGCCAGACGACTGGCGAAGCAACAACTTGTGCGAGGTCGGGGGGACCGGTTACGATCGCACTCGAGGCCCTTCTGGCGCTGGCCGCGTGGTGCGACCAGCGCCCCGGCCACGGAGGCACCCCATGTCCGACAACGACCCCGTCCTCGGTCCCCCCCGTCGCTAG
- a CDS encoding recombinase family protein, with protein sequence MTATPRDLSPSPKVRPWHLDRGAIVYVRQSTPQQVADHQESTARQYALTDRASALGWTRERVTVIDDDLGKSGQSIEGRPGFQRLLAEVALDRIGLILGLEMSRRARSCKDGHQLLELCARFRVLLADADGVFDPTDHSDRLLLGLHGMMNEAELHVLKQRMHQGKLNKARRGELIVSVPVGYLKHPSGQVTLDPDEQAQGVVRLIFDEFDRQGTVHGILRHLIAHGIRLPVRSTAGGSGGPLQWRPPGRETIRQILRHPIYAGAYRYGHRPTDPRRQTAGHPKSGRNSGLAADECLVFLRDRFPAYISWERFEANQLRLAANRSRAGSPGAIRNGTALLAGVVRCGRCGKRMYVRYTRTGRPSYVCSTLRSDYGLPLCQSTPAADIETWVAEQVLSALQPAALDASLTAAAAVEEQRRQLVRHWEQRIERARYEADRAGRQYHACEPENRLVARTLEQRWDELLREVARLEAEFDRVRRTQPRVLGEADRDRVRQLAEHVPAVWRASTTTPADRRQIVRLLIDTVVVTVDPTGDRAAIRVEWSGGAVQQQTVHRPVQGYRQQRDWPQLSARLIALHEQNRTPAEIATILQEAGFRPPKRATGFTAGMVRRLVDDLGVRPRVSRVPDEAGPLTEGEWWLHELARHLGVSPYTLHGWRTKGWLHARQVGGRGGPWAVWAGGTEVDRLRALKECPRVWANRDRLAALRVPTVRA encoded by the coding sequence ATGACCGCCACCCCGCGTGATCTCTCGCCTTCCCCCAAGGTCCGACCGTGGCACCTCGACCGCGGGGCGATCGTCTACGTCCGGCAATCCACCCCGCAACAGGTCGCCGACCACCAGGAATCGACGGCCCGACAGTATGCCCTCACCGATCGTGCGAGCGCGCTCGGTTGGACCCGTGAGCGGGTGACCGTCATCGACGACGACCTGGGCAAGAGCGGCCAGTCGATCGAGGGGCGGCCGGGGTTCCAGCGCTTGTTGGCCGAGGTCGCCCTCGATCGCATCGGCCTGATCCTCGGGCTCGAGATGAGTCGACGGGCCCGGTCGTGCAAGGACGGGCACCAACTGCTGGAGTTGTGCGCCCGGTTCCGCGTTCTGCTGGCCGACGCCGACGGCGTGTTCGATCCGACCGACCATTCGGATCGCCTCCTGCTCGGGTTGCACGGGATGATGAATGAGGCCGAACTGCACGTCCTCAAACAGCGGATGCACCAGGGGAAGTTGAATAAAGCCCGCCGGGGTGAGTTGATCGTGTCCGTCCCGGTCGGTTACCTCAAGCACCCGTCCGGGCAGGTCACCCTCGATCCCGACGAGCAGGCCCAGGGCGTCGTCCGGTTGATCTTTGACGAGTTCGACCGGCAGGGCACCGTCCACGGAATCCTTCGCCACCTGATCGCCCACGGGATCCGACTCCCGGTGCGCTCGACCGCCGGCGGGAGCGGCGGACCGTTGCAATGGCGGCCACCGGGCCGGGAGACGATCCGCCAGATCCTCCGCCACCCGATCTACGCGGGGGCGTACCGGTACGGGCACCGGCCGACCGACCCGCGGAGGCAGACGGCGGGACATCCCAAGAGTGGTCGGAACTCCGGCCTGGCGGCGGATGAGTGCCTCGTGTTCCTCAGGGATCGATTCCCGGCGTACATCAGTTGGGAGCGGTTCGAGGCGAACCAACTGCGGCTCGCGGCGAACCGATCGCGGGCGGGGTCGCCCGGGGCGATTCGGAACGGGACCGCCCTCCTGGCCGGGGTGGTACGGTGCGGGCGGTGCGGCAAGCGAATGTACGTCCGGTATACCCGGACGGGGCGACCGTCGTACGTGTGCAGCACCCTGCGGTCCGACTACGGGCTGCCCCTGTGCCAATCGACTCCGGCCGCGGACATCGAGACGTGGGTGGCCGAGCAGGTGCTGTCGGCGTTGCAACCGGCCGCCCTGGATGCGAGTCTGACGGCCGCGGCCGCCGTCGAGGAGCAACGCCGGCAACTGGTCCGGCACTGGGAGCAACGGATCGAGCGGGCGCGGTACGAGGCGGATCGGGCGGGACGCCAGTACCACGCCTGTGAGCCGGAGAACCGGCTGGTGGCCCGCACCCTGGAGCAGCGGTGGGACGAGTTACTCCGGGAGGTCGCGCGGCTGGAAGCGGAGTTCGATCGCGTCCGCCGAACCCAACCGCGCGTCCTGGGGGAGGCCGACCGGGACCGCGTCCGGCAGTTGGCCGAACATGTGCCGGCGGTGTGGCGGGCGTCGACCACGACACCGGCGGACCGGCGGCAGATCGTTCGACTCCTGATCGACACGGTCGTGGTGACGGTCGACCCGACCGGCGACCGGGCCGCGATTCGCGTCGAGTGGTCCGGTGGGGCCGTCCAGCAGCAGACGGTCCACCGCCCGGTGCAAGGATACCGGCAACAGCGGGATTGGCCGCAGTTGTCCGCCCGGTTGATCGCGCTCCACGAACAGAATCGGACGCCGGCCGAGATCGCCACCATTCTCCAGGAGGCCGGGTTCCGACCCCCGAAACGGGCGACCGGGTTTACGGCCGGAATGGTGCGGCGGTTAGTGGACGATCTGGGGGTGCGGCCGCGGGTGTCGCGAGTCCCCGACGAGGCAGGTCCGCTGACAGAAGGCGAGTGGTGGTTGCACGAGTTGGCTCGCCACCTGGGCGTGTCGCCGTACACCTTGCACGGGTGGCGGACGAAGGGATGGTTGCATGCCCGCCAAGTCGGCGGGCGGGGCGGCCCGTGGGCCGTGTGGGCGGGTGGCACGGAGGTCGACCGGTTGCGTGCGCTCAAGGAATGCCCGCGGGTCTGGGCCAATCGGGATCGGCTGGCGGCGTTGCGCGTGCCGACGGTACGTGCGTAA
- a CDS encoding IS4 family transposase has protein sequence MRPHGGCIASESETVILDRLAGLTKIISPEVIEQALSDSDRVGQRRCQLSHRTMLWVVLAMGLLTHLPLRQVFKYARRMTRGEQTPARSSLCEGRQRLGVDAVRSVFEQVVRPLATPSTPGAFYQGFRLMAIDGTVQDVPDTPANADHFGRSSGGRGDSAFPQLRKVSVVEVGTHVEVALVIGGYHDGEPTLVEKLWDKLPADSLLLEDRGFFSYEHWNALEARGVKLLVRIKSNMVLKPIRRLAEGSFLTKIYPSSYRRSQDRDGIVVRVIEYALDDPQRTGPGEPHRLMTNLLDAEPYPAMELVILYHERWEEELVFDEQKTHLDPRRAGKPAHFRSQTPVGVEQEVYALSLGHFTVRALMLESAQTVDLDVDRLSFTGCLRILQARLPECESATPQSLDRWYTCLLWEMAHERIEPRRNRINPRVVKRKMSKFAKKRPQHRGGPPLKKTFAQTVVIT, from the coding sequence ATGCGACCGCACGGAGGCTGTATCGCGAGTGAATCGGAGACCGTGATCCTGGATCGGCTGGCGGGCCTGACCAAGATTATCTCGCCCGAGGTCATCGAACAAGCCCTGTCGGACTCGGACCGGGTCGGACAACGCCGGTGCCAACTGTCGCACCGAACCATGCTGTGGGTCGTCCTGGCGATGGGCCTGCTGACCCACCTGCCCCTGCGTCAGGTGTTCAAATACGCCCGGCGCATGACGCGGGGCGAACAGACGCCGGCCCGCAGCAGCCTGTGCGAAGGCCGTCAGCGCTTGGGCGTCGACGCGGTGCGATCGGTGTTCGAGCAGGTCGTGCGGCCGTTGGCCACACCGAGTACGCCCGGAGCCTTCTACCAGGGGTTCCGGCTCATGGCCATCGACGGAACGGTCCAGGACGTTCCCGATACGCCGGCCAATGCCGACCACTTCGGCCGCAGCAGTGGGGGACGTGGCGACAGCGCTTTCCCGCAGTTGCGGAAGGTGAGTGTGGTGGAAGTGGGCACGCACGTCGAGGTGGCCCTGGTCATTGGCGGCTATCACGACGGCGAGCCGACCTTGGTCGAGAAGCTATGGGACAAACTGCCGGCCGACAGTCTGCTTCTGGAAGATCGAGGCTTTTTCAGCTACGAACACTGGAACGCGTTGGAGGCACGAGGGGTAAAGCTCTTGGTCCGCATCAAGAGCAACATGGTCCTCAAGCCCATCCGGCGCCTGGCGGAGGGGTCGTTCTTGACCAAAATCTACCCCTCCTCGTACCGCCGCTCCCAAGACCGCGACGGCATTGTGGTGCGTGTGATCGAATACGCTCTGGACGACCCCCAGCGCACCGGTCCTGGAGAACCGCACCGGTTGATGACCAACCTGTTGGATGCCGAGCCGTATCCGGCAATGGAACTGGTCATTTTGTACCACGAACGTTGGGAAGAAGAACTGGTGTTCGACGAGCAGAAGACTCACTTGGACCCGCGCCGTGCGGGCAAGCCGGCCCACTTCCGCAGCCAGACGCCGGTCGGCGTGGAGCAGGAAGTGTATGCGTTGTCGTTGGGTCACTTCACGGTCCGAGCGTTGATGCTGGAATCGGCCCAGACGGTCGATCTGGATGTGGATCGGTTGTCGTTTACGGGCTGCCTGCGGATCTTGCAGGCCCGTTTGCCTGAGTGCGAAAGTGCGACGCCGCAGAGTTTGGACCGGTGGTATACGTGTCTGTTGTGGGAGATGGCTCACGAGCGGATCGAGCCGCGTCGCAATCGAATCAACCCGCGTGTCGTGAAGCGAAAGATGTCGAAGTTCGCCAAGAAGAGGCCGCAACATCGGGGTGGCCCACCCTTGAAGAAAACCTTTGCCCAGACAGTAGTTATCACTTAA
- a CDS encoding transposase has product MIVHANKPLFAWDELQHSPTLATIRAALEAIPDAPLLHALQQRRHRGCDTYPVRVLWGVLLLAILLRHTTTEACLEELRRNAPLRLLIGIASEDAVPHGWNLTRFLAVLGQPEHLTLMRDIFDHMVQRLGLAVPDLGTHTAGDSTGLRGRLEPHAQRRAGEVADGLPQASGGRKEYKDDDGHVTKVVEWFGYKLHLLVDVRHEVVLAFDISDTKAGDNERIDALVDQAEANLPADRMKTLAYDKAADDIKVHEVLHDHDIKPVIQNRSCGPKDGEREKVIGGRVPLHVVHDEAGTVYCYDTTGPAPVRRAMSYAGHEKDRGTWKYRCPARVEGFACGSEAKCNEGKAYGMTVRVDQEIDLRRFPAIPRATPQFERLYKGRTAVERVNDRLKVFWGLDDGNVVGARRFCAHVSAVRLVHLACATLLAKAQRNEGSFGTLRLSPIAKKLDELVASEKATAKT; this is encoded by the coding sequence ATGATCGTCCATGCCAACAAACCCCTCTTCGCGTGGGATGAACTCCAACACTCGCCCACCCTCGCCACCATTCGCGCGGCCCTCGAAGCCATCCCGGACGCACCACTCCTCCACGCCCTCCAACAGCGGCGTCACCGTGGATGCGACACGTACCCCGTCCGCGTCCTGTGGGGCGTACTCCTCCTCGCCATCCTCCTCCGACACACCACGACCGAGGCGTGCCTCGAGGAACTCCGACGCAACGCCCCCCTGCGTCTGCTCATCGGCATCGCATCCGAGGACGCCGTGCCGCACGGGTGGAACCTCACCCGCTTCCTCGCCGTCCTCGGACAGCCCGAACATCTCACCCTCATGCGGGACATCTTCGACCACATGGTTCAGCGACTCGGCCTCGCCGTTCCCGACCTCGGCACCCACACGGCCGGCGATTCCACCGGCCTGCGGGGGCGGCTCGAACCCCATGCACAACGCCGGGCCGGTGAGGTCGCCGACGGACTCCCCCAGGCCAGCGGCGGACGCAAGGAGTACAAGGACGACGACGGCCACGTCACCAAAGTCGTCGAATGGTTCGGGTACAAACTGCACCTGCTCGTCGACGTGAGACACGAAGTCGTCTTGGCGTTCGACATCAGCGACACCAAGGCCGGCGACAACGAGCGGATTGACGCTCTGGTCGACCAAGCCGAGGCGAACCTACCCGCCGACCGCATGAAAACGCTGGCCTACGACAAGGCGGCGGACGACATTAAGGTCCACGAGGTGCTCCACGATCACGACATCAAACCGGTGATCCAGAACCGGTCGTGTGGGCCGAAGGACGGCGAGCGGGAGAAGGTGATCGGCGGTCGGGTGCCGCTGCACGTGGTCCACGACGAAGCCGGTACGGTCTACTGCTACGACACGACCGGCCCGGCCCCGGTCCGCCGGGCGATGAGTTACGCGGGCCACGAGAAGGATCGCGGGACATGGAAATATCGGTGCCCGGCCCGGGTGGAAGGGTTCGCGTGTGGCAGCGAGGCCAAATGCAACGAGGGGAAGGCGTACGGGATGACGGTGCGGGTGGACCAAGAGATCGACTTGCGACGGTTCCCGGCGATCCCGCGAGCCACGCCGCAGTTCGAGCGGCTGTACAAGGGACGGACCGCCGTGGAACGGGTAAATGATCGGCTGAAGGTGTTCTGGGGGTTGGACGACGGCAACGTGGTCGGCGCGCGTCGGTTCTGTGCGCACGTGTCGGCGGTGCGGTTGGTGCACTTGGCGTGCGCGACGTTGCTCGCGAAGGCGCAGCGAAACGAGGGATCCTTCGGAACGTTACGCCTGTCACCGATTGCCAAGAAATTGGACGAACTGGTAGCCTCGGAGAAGGCGACGGCCAAAACCTGA
- a CDS encoding IS4 family transposase, with translation MPPTSAVAGGGRGDSAFPQLRKVSVVEVGTHVEVALTIGGYHDAEPTLAEKLWDKLPADSLLLENRGFFSYEHWNALEARGIKLLVRIKSNMVLKPTQRLADGSFVAKIYPSSYRRSQDRDGIVVRVIEYALDDPQRTGHEQPHRLMTNLLDAERYPALELVILYHERWEEELVFDEQKTHLDPRRAGKPAHFRSQTPVGVEQEVYALSLGHFTVRALMLESAQTVDLDVDRLSFTGCLRILQARLPECESATPQSLDRWYTCLLWEMAHERIEPRRNRINPRVVKRKMSKFAKKRPQHRGGPPLKKTFAQTVVIS, from the coding sequence ATGCCGCCCACTTCGGCCGTAGCCGGGGGGGGACGCGGCGACAGCGCCTTCCCGCAGTTGCGGAAGGTGAGTGTGGTGGAAGTGGGCACGCACGTCGAGGTGGCCCTGACCATTGGCGGCTATCACGACGCCGAGCCGACCTTGGCCGAGAAGCTATGGGACAAACTGCCGGCCGACAGTCTGCTTCTGGAGAATCGAGGGTTTTTCAGCTACGAGCACTGGAACGCGTTGGAGGCACGAGGGATCAAGCTCTTGGTCCGCATCAAGAGCAACATGGTCCTCAAGCCCACCCAGCGTCTGGCGGACGGGTCGTTCGTGGCCAAAATCTACCCCTCCTCGTACCGCCGCTCCCAAGACCGCGACGGCATTGTGGTGCGTGTGATCGAATACGCTCTGGACGACCCCCAACGCACCGGCCATGAGCAACCACATCGGTTGATGACCAACCTGTTGGATGCCGAGCGGTACCCGGCCCTGGAGCTAGTCATTTTGTACCACGAGCGTTGGGAAGAAGAACTGGTCTTCGACGAGCAGAAAACCCACTTGGACCCGCGTCGTGCGGGTAAGCCGGCCCACTTCCGTAGCCAGACGCCGGTCGGCGTGGAGCAGGAAGTGTATGCGTTGTCGTTGGGTCACTTCACGGTCCGAGCGTTGATGCTGGAATCGGCCCAGACGGTCGATCTGGATGTGGATCGGTTGTCGTTTACGGGCTGCCTGCGGATCTTGCAGGCCCGTTTGCCTGAGTGCGAAAGTGCGACGCCGCAGAGTTTGGACCGGTGGTATACGTGTCTGTTGTGGGAGATGGCTCACGAGCGGATCGAGCCGCGTCGCAATCGAATCAACCCGCGTGTCGTGAAGCGAAAGATGTCGAAGTTCGCCAAGAAGAGGCCGCAACATCGGGGTGGCCCACCCTTGAAGAAAACCTTTGCCCAGACAGTAGTTATCAGTTAA